From one Pristiophorus japonicus isolate sPriJap1 unplaced genomic scaffold, sPriJap1.hap1 HAP1_SCAFFOLD_842, whole genome shotgun sequence genomic stretch:
- the LOC139257438 gene encoding zinc finger protein 229-like: MESHKDTRTMEKPWKCDCGKVFRSPSELEIHRRSHTGERPFTCSECGKGFTRLSHLQSHQRTHTGARPFTCAECGKGFTQSSNLLAHQRVHTGERPFPCSECGKGFTFSADLLRHQRVHTGERPFTCSECGKGFTRSSTLLAHQRVHTGERPFTCSESGKGFTGSSQLVAHWRVHTGERPFTCSECGKGFTYSSILRIHQRVHTGERPFTCSECGMEFTQSSNLRKHQRVHTRERPFTCSECGKGFTRLSTLLAHQRVHTGERLFTCSECGKGFTRSFSLLIHMRVHTGERPFTCSECGKGFTCSADLLRHQRVHTGERPFTCFECEKGFIRSSELLIHQRVHTGERPFTCSECGKGFIRSSTLLTHQRVHTGERPFTCSECGKGFTRSSHLLTHQRVHK, from the coding sequence atggagagtcacaaggatacccgcaccatggagaaaccgtggaaatgtgactgtgggaaggtattcagatcaccgtctgagctggaaattcatcgacgcagtcacactggggagagaccgttcacctgctcagagtgtgggaagggattcactcgattatcccacctgcagtcacaccaacgcactcacactggggcaaggccgttcacctgcgctgagtgtgggaagggatttactcagtcatccaacctgctggcacaccagcgagttcacactggggagaggccattcccctgctcagagtgtgggaagggattcacattttcagccgacctgctgagacaccagcgagttcacactggggagaggccgttcacctgctctgagtgtgggaagggattcactcggtcatccaccctgctggcacaccagcgagttcacactggggagaggccattcacctgctcagagagtgggaagggattcactgggtcatcccaacttgtagctcactggcgagttcacaccggggagagaccgttcacctgctctgagtgtgggaagggattcacttattcatccatcctgcggatacaccagcgagttcacactggggagaggccattcacttgctctgagtgtgggatggaatttactcagtcatccaacttgcggaaacaccagcgagttcacactagggagaggccattcacctgctctgagtgtgggaagggattcactcggttatccaccctgctggcacaccagcgagttcacactggggagaggctattcacctgctcagagtgtgggaagggattcactcggtcattcagcctgctgatacacatgcgagttcacaccggggagaggccattcacctgctctgagtgtgggaagggattcacatgttcagccgacctgctgagacaccagcgagttcacactggggagaggccgttcacctgctttgagtgtgagaagggattcattcgatcatccgaactgctgatacaccagcgagttcacactggggagaggccattcacctgctcagagtgtgggaagggattcattcggtcatccacgctgctgacacaccagcgagttcacactggggagaggccattcacctgctcagagtgtgggaagggattcactcggtcatcccacctgctaacacaccagcgagttcacaagtga